From the genome of Hymenobacter sp. PAMC 26628, one region includes:
- a CDS encoding VanZ family protein, with protein sequence MPTLLPPARRPYAALPLLWAAFMLLLTLTPARDMPVTPAWELLSFDTAAHAAVFGVLAALSWFSLRRQRRWPVLAQQATAVVLAGCIAFGALIEVLQYVMAQGRHAEWSDLLSDGIGALLALVLAVFLARRRPVAAWV encoded by the coding sequence ATGCCAACCTTGCTGCCCCCGGCCCGCCGGCCCTACGCCGCGCTGCCCCTGCTGTGGGCCGCGTTCATGCTCCTGCTCACCCTCACGCCGGCCCGCGACATGCCCGTCACGCCGGCCTGGGAGCTGCTTTCCTTCGATACGGCCGCCCACGCAGCCGTGTTTGGGGTGCTGGCTGCCCTCAGCTGGTTTTCGCTGCGGCGGCAGCGCCGCTGGCCGGTGCTGGCCCAGCAAGCCACAGCGGTGGTGTTGGCCGGCTGCATCGCCTTCGGGGCCCTCATCGAGGTGCTGCAATACGTCATGGCCCAAGGTCGCCACGCCGAGTGGTCGGACCTGCTCAGCGACGGCATTGGGGCCCTACTGGCCCTGGTGCTGGCCGTTTTCCTGGCCCGCCGCCGCCCGGTCGCCGCCTGGGTATAG
- the ruvA gene encoding Holliday junction branch migration protein RuvA: protein MIAYLDGKLAYKDATQAIMDLGGVGYEVRISLATFSKLPAEGAPAKIYTYQHIKEDGQTLYGFLDPAEKALFMLLISVSGIGPGTGIVMVSSMSVGEIREAIVHENVRAIQSIKGVGPKTAQRVILELKDKLRKDELLAKAGVDTVPLARQHNTQRAEALQALVTLGFARAAAEKNLDQIAQKHGPGLTVEEMIKFALKSH, encoded by the coding sequence ATGATTGCTTACCTCGACGGCAAGCTGGCCTACAAAGACGCCACGCAGGCCATCATGGACCTGGGCGGCGTGGGCTACGAAGTCCGGATTTCGCTGGCCACGTTTTCGAAGCTGCCGGCCGAAGGGGCCCCGGCCAAAATCTATACCTACCAGCACATCAAGGAAGACGGCCAAACGCTGTACGGCTTCCTCGATCCGGCCGAAAAGGCGCTGTTTATGCTCCTGATTTCGGTGTCAGGCATCGGGCCGGGCACGGGCATCGTGATGGTAAGCAGCATGAGCGTGGGTGAAATCCGCGAGGCCATCGTGCACGAAAACGTGCGCGCCATCCAGAGCATCAAGGGTGTGGGGCCCAAAACGGCCCAGCGCGTCATCCTGGAGCTAAAAGATAAATTGCGCAAAGACGAGCTGCTGGCCAAGGCCGGCGTGGACACTGTGCCGCTGGCCCGCCAGCACAATACCCAGCGCGCCGAAGCGTTGCAGGCATTGGTAACGTTGGGCTTCGCCCGCGCCGCCGCCGAAAAGAACCTGGACCAAATCGCCCAAAAGCACGGCCCCGGTCTAACGGTGGAGGAAATGATTAAGTTTGCTTTGAAGTCGCACTAG
- the gcvH gene encoding glycine cleavage system protein GcvH: MTLPTTLHYTKDHEWIRVEGDVAVVGITDHAQRELGDIVYVDIDTVDKEVAQHDVFGTVEAVKTVSDLFSPITGTVLEVNSKLADAPETVNSDPYGDGWMVKIAIANPAELEGLLSAEAYGELVGA; the protein is encoded by the coding sequence ATGACCCTGCCCACCACCCTGCACTACACCAAAGACCACGAATGGATTCGCGTGGAAGGCGACGTGGCCGTCGTTGGCATCACCGACCACGCGCAGCGCGAGCTGGGCGACATTGTGTACGTCGACATCGACACCGTTGACAAAGAAGTGGCCCAGCACGACGTGTTCGGCACCGTGGAAGCCGTGAAAACGGTGTCCGACCTGTTCAGCCCCATCACCGGCACCGTGCTGGAGGTGAACTCCAAGCTGGCCGACGCCCCCGAAACCGTGAACTCGGACCCTTACGGCGACGGCTGGATGGTGAAGATTGCCATTGCCAACCCCGCCGAGCTCGAAGGCCTGCTGAGCGCCGAGGCCTACGGCGAACTGGTGGGTGCCTAG
- a CDS encoding YicC/YloC family endoribonuclease, producing MLISMTGYGQAHRETDAYAATVELKSLNSKTLDITLRLPRFLLPHELEIRNAVAKELLRGKVNFALDFVRPTAARTATALNKEALVAAFHELRAVAEGLGLRAGENTLLAALRLPGVVPSAADARDAEPVADDVPWAELQPLLHEALGALQQFRRDEGATLTAEILGYVATIRQQLAAVELHDPARIAHVRQRLQGHLAELTSHEQFNATRFEQEVLYYIEKLDIAEEKVRLAAHLTYFEQAARQPDEAVGKKLAFLAQEIGREINTIGSKANDATVQHLVVGMKEELEKIKEQLNNIL from the coding sequence ATGCTTATTTCCATGACCGGCTACGGCCAGGCCCACCGCGAGACCGACGCCTACGCCGCCACCGTCGAGCTGAAATCGCTCAACTCCAAAACCCTCGACATCACCCTGCGCCTGCCGCGCTTCCTGCTGCCGCACGAGCTCGAAATCCGCAACGCCGTGGCCAAGGAGCTGCTCCGCGGCAAGGTCAACTTCGCCCTCGACTTCGTGCGGCCCACCGCTGCCCGCACCGCCACTGCCCTTAATAAGGAAGCCCTGGTAGCCGCCTTCCACGAGCTGCGCGCCGTGGCCGAGGGCCTGGGCCTGCGCGCCGGCGAAAACACCCTGCTCGCCGCCCTGCGCCTGCCGGGCGTGGTGCCCAGCGCCGCCGACGCCCGCGACGCCGAGCCCGTGGCCGACGACGTGCCCTGGGCCGAACTGCAACCGCTGCTGCACGAGGCCCTGGGGGCCCTCCAGCAGTTCCGGCGCGACGAGGGCGCGACGCTCACGGCCGAAATTCTGGGCTACGTGGCCACCATCCGGCAGCAGCTGGCCGCCGTCGAATTGCACGACCCCGCCCGCATTGCCCACGTGCGCCAGCGCTTGCAGGGCCACCTGGCCGAACTCACCAGCCACGAGCAGTTCAACGCCACGCGCTTCGAGCAGGAAGTGCTGTATTATATAGAGAAGCTCGACATCGCCGAAGAAAAAGTGCGCCTCGCCGCTCACCTCACCTACTTCGAGCAAGCCGCCCGCCAGCCCGACGAGGCTGTGGGCAAGAAGCTCGCCTTCCTGGCCCAGGAAATCGGCCGCGAAATCAATACCATCGGCTCGAAGGCCAACGATGCCACCGTGCAGCACCTAGTGGTGGGCATGAAGGAAGAATTGGAGAAAATAAAGGAGCAGTTGAACAACATCCTTTAG
- the sprA gene encoding T9SS outer membrane translocon Sov/SprA produces the protein MWPLAPSALAVVDAARYAPADTVYKPSRRPRVGARDRPGSPMGQPRRESPLVLPLPPNVKLNVAVDDSLRNFDVQEKVGENIDYRDPSRLTYKEYEQFQQRQAIRNYYRERARGGITGPAVAAGTPQAQRLIPKIDLGPVGDRIFGGRYVDIRPAGAVSIKAGAKFNVNENPALTLRQQRVGDFIFDQSMNINLTGQVGTKLKLAFNYDTKASFDFDNQMKFDYSGQETDIIRKLDLGNVSLPLGNSLVQGGQNLFGAKAQMQFGRLGVTAVAATVRGTADEVRVQNGAQSRQFELKASQYEKDKHFFLSHYFRERYDQALRNLPTIQSGVQVTQLEVYVTNDNRTTASLRNVVALMDIAEPLRFYRQQFLDASRNATVRTPAENKANREYATLVNGGAQARNDLTADSYLAGLGLLKNLDYERVRARKLDPNEYTFNAELGYVSLNTTLLPDQALGVSYSYIYNGRTYKVGETVQDYGTVSADQVIYLKLLRATNPGIGTLPTARPDPLVPPGPPTRNTPTWDLMMKNVYSLNTTQLNRDNFQLQLIYKDDITGVDLISLKEGAKIQNIPLIQVLGLDRVNPNNDRNPDGNFDFFPGVTVNPELGRIIFPNVQPFGDYLRAQFDTTGVTPGANAANEQALLRKYVYTELYTQTQSDAQQRQEKDKFYLRGRYQGTTTDEISLPGIGVAQGSVKVFSGSTLLTEGTDYQVFYDQAKVKILNPSYLASANELRITFEKNALVQVQPRRLLGTRFDYKMNKDVTLGGTALYLLENQAPGINRVNIGDEPANNSIVGLDGSIRKDSRVLTKLLDRLPFYSTKEISTFAFSGEFAKLLAGKSQLGSGENGTSYVDDFENARTPYTLGGLTAIPAWRLATTPSTISMATGLGVNYQRAKLAWYTVDQTYYTGGPSVPANIGTGDATLSNHYTRGIPRNEVFPNKDLGATGNGYEYTFDMAYFPGERGPYNYTPNIAADGQHFANNTGVNLPENRFGGISRAITFDTDFDNANIEYLEFWMLDPFLPGTNGQVNDSNNPPTNNTTGGKLIINLGNVSEDLLRDSNQHEFENGLPTPDQTDTTGLARRTIWGRVSRQQFLTDAFSAAPGARAVQDVGLDGLNDVAEQAFVAQANSNISGVYSSFADPAADDFRYHLDGFYTDNNVKILGRYKNYNGYEGNSPEGSQATSTAYPDKEDLNRDNVIQDVEQYHEYSIPLGPNASTNALNVGQNYIIDKVTTPPITGSSGESVTWYQFRIPIRDPSQRIVVNGATSTTDFGYKSIRFIRMYMTGWQQPVVLRLVQPQFVANQWRRYNYPIAQAQSNLPVNITTDARAFSISTVSIEENGQSATPGAIPYVTPPNIIRDTEYGSSAVARVQNEQSLRLSVTGLSDGYAKAAYKNLTVNMLRYKRLRMYLHADADDPNIKDGDVRGFVRIGTDYTQNYYEYSVPLVFTRSGQTAQAQVWPEANNIDVAFQDFIDAKSLRNKQVPVNYLVPFTVTLPSGATVTVVGNPDFSAVQGCMIGILNPTSADVGAKSVNMWADELRVYDFEQQAGYAANARLNVKLADLATVTATGSFTSIGFGGLQDKVQQRSLDDVLRGDLNAVVAADKLLPAQLNLRVPVLLQVGAERRAPEYDPLDPDTKLRQSLEKFTDANARAEYSKKVIDMTTTRSLSLLNVRKERVVAAPPVGGGPAALPRQPKPWDIENIALSYSIAERQHSDVRTSSDYTRSFQAAAAYTFQTTPKNYTPFAQVKALNNPYLKFLQQVNFTPLPSRFAFRIDLDRRYNERFLQRVVNPGEVPSTFGIPGVYQKSFYINRIYDLSWALTKALTIDYTATNRGVIDEGVGRAIGTSQEAISNRTLIRQNLLAGGRTTNFFQKVSATYRLPLDKFPLTDWLSADVRYAANYTWQAASTALRSPVYPVPTGDIAKDTMTVPLALGNTIQNNAETSANGRIDLVKLYNKVKFLNIINNAPPPPPRPAPPAPGAPGAAGTRPKPDAAAPRDTTPVLVKAVKAVLRSLMTARSLNFTYARSSGTLLPGYLPGTTAFGLSHLRGPGIIAPGIPFVIGKQYDLRDLYEYANRNGWYTGSSEFLNTPFSSLLTENLTLRTTLEPFRDFLIQLDARRQKVENKEAYYRNQLDTLTLLAARDPATGNKILDPKIAQALTSGSFSTSTITINTLFNDLSANGEVSKAFARFVTNRGFIQSRLQAAADAQNTGLNTPLGAYSYNSQDVLIPAFLDAYHGRSSDGYQAKKFNLFDQLPLPNWNIGYNGLSQLPFFRNYFASFTLNHAYNSSYNVGSYTSSTLYNNNDLDYATRASATGQYIPYYVIGQVSIVEHLAPLIGVNFQTLNKVTGRMEYRTDRLLSLNTTNAQVTELHTTALVIGFGYVTNGLKLPFRVGGEQRVLKNTLNVKLDLSINDNTTVQRSIVNTVDPAAATLLNPASVGTPSSQIVNGSRTFQLRPTVDYLLNTRLNLQFYYTQTITTPRVSNAFRNATTEGGLLLRYSLTQ, from the coding sequence ATGTGGCCCCTGGCACCCAGCGCCTTGGCTGTGGTCGACGCCGCGCGCTACGCGCCGGCCGACACGGTGTACAAACCCAGCCGCCGGCCGCGGGTGGGTGCGCGCGACCGGCCGGGAAGCCCCATGGGCCAGCCGCGGCGTGAGTCGCCACTGGTGCTGCCCCTGCCGCCCAACGTGAAGCTGAACGTGGCCGTGGACGACAGCCTGCGCAACTTCGACGTGCAGGAAAAGGTGGGCGAAAACATCGACTACCGCGACCCGAGCCGGCTTACGTACAAAGAGTACGAGCAGTTTCAGCAGCGCCAGGCCATCCGCAACTACTACCGCGAGCGGGCCCGGGGCGGCATTACGGGGCCGGCCGTGGCGGCGGGCACGCCGCAGGCCCAGCGCCTGATTCCCAAAATTGACCTGGGGCCCGTGGGCGACCGGATTTTTGGCGGGCGCTACGTCGACATCCGGCCGGCGGGCGCGGTCAGCATCAAGGCGGGGGCGAAGTTCAACGTGAACGAAAACCCGGCCCTGACCCTGCGCCAGCAGCGGGTGGGCGACTTCATCTTCGACCAGAGCATGAACATTAACCTGACCGGGCAGGTCGGGACCAAGCTCAAGCTGGCGTTCAACTACGACACCAAGGCCTCGTTCGACTTCGACAACCAGATGAAGTTCGACTATTCGGGGCAGGAAACGGACATCATCCGCAAGCTGGACCTGGGCAACGTGAGCCTGCCGCTGGGTAACTCGCTGGTGCAGGGCGGCCAAAACCTGTTCGGGGCCAAGGCCCAAATGCAATTCGGGCGGCTGGGCGTGACGGCCGTGGCCGCCACCGTGCGCGGCACCGCCGACGAGGTGCGGGTGCAAAACGGGGCCCAGAGCCGGCAGTTTGAGCTGAAGGCCAGCCAGTACGAGAAGGACAAGCACTTCTTCCTGTCGCACTACTTCCGCGAGCGCTACGACCAGGCCCTGCGCAACCTGCCCACCATCCAGAGCGGCGTGCAGGTGACGCAGCTGGAGGTGTACGTGACCAACGACAACCGCACCACCGCCAGCCTGCGCAACGTGGTGGCCCTGATGGACATCGCCGAGCCGCTGCGCTTCTACCGCCAGCAATTCCTCGACGCCAGCCGCAACGCCACGGTGCGCACCCCGGCCGAAAACAAGGCCAACCGCGAGTACGCCACCCTGGTGAACGGCGGGGCCCAGGCCCGCAACGACCTCACGGCCGATTCGTACCTGGCCGGCCTGGGCCTGCTGAAAAATCTCGACTACGAGCGGGTGCGCGCCCGCAAGCTCGACCCCAACGAGTACACTTTCAACGCCGAGCTGGGCTACGTGTCGCTGAACACCACCCTGCTGCCCGACCAGGCTCTGGGCGTGAGCTACTCCTACATCTACAACGGGCGCACCTACAAGGTGGGCGAAACCGTGCAGGACTACGGCACGGTGAGCGCCGACCAGGTGATTTACCTCAAGCTGCTGCGCGCCACCAACCCCGGCATTGGCACGCTGCCCACGGCCCGGCCCGACCCGCTGGTGCCCCCGGGGCCCCCCACGCGCAACACGCCGACCTGGGACCTGATGATGAAAAACGTGTATTCGCTGAATACCACGCAGCTCAACCGCGACAACTTCCAGCTCCAACTTATTTACAAAGACGACATTACGGGCGTTGACCTTATTTCGCTCAAGGAAGGGGCCAAGATTCAGAACATCCCCCTGATTCAGGTGCTGGGCCTGGACCGGGTGAACCCCAACAACGACCGCAACCCCGACGGCAACTTCGACTTTTTCCCGGGCGTCACGGTCAATCCCGAGTTGGGCCGCATCATTTTCCCCAACGTGCAGCCCTTCGGCGACTACCTGCGGGCGCAGTTCGACACCACCGGCGTAACACCGGGTGCGAACGCGGCCAACGAACAGGCGCTGCTTCGGAAATACGTGTACACCGAGCTGTACACCCAAACCCAGAGCGACGCCCAGCAGCGCCAGGAAAAGGACAAATTCTACCTGCGCGGCCGCTACCAGGGCACCACCACCGACGAAATTAGCCTGCCGGGCATCGGGGTGGCGCAGGGCTCGGTGAAGGTGTTTTCGGGCTCGACGCTGCTCACGGAAGGCACCGACTACCAGGTGTTTTACGACCAGGCAAAGGTGAAAATCCTGAACCCGTCGTACCTGGCCTCGGCCAACGAGCTGCGCATCACCTTCGAGAAAAATGCCCTGGTGCAGGTGCAGCCGCGGCGCCTGCTGGGCACGCGCTTCGACTACAAGATGAACAAGGACGTGACGCTGGGCGGCACGGCCCTGTACTTGCTGGAAAACCAGGCCCCCGGCATCAACCGCGTGAACATCGGCGACGAGCCGGCCAACAACAGCATCGTGGGCCTCGACGGCAGCATCCGCAAGGACAGCCGGGTGCTGACCAAGCTGCTCGACCGGCTGCCGTTTTATTCGACCAAGGAGATTTCGACGTTTGCCTTCAGCGGCGAGTTTGCCAAGCTGCTGGCGGGCAAGTCGCAGCTGGGCAGCGGCGAGAACGGCACCAGCTACGTCGACGACTTCGAAAATGCCCGCACGCCCTACACCCTGGGGGGCCTCACGGCTATTCCGGCCTGGCGCCTGGCCACCACGCCGTCCACCATTTCAATGGCCACCGGCCTGGGCGTGAACTACCAGCGCGCCAAGCTGGCCTGGTACACCGTGGACCAGACCTACTACACCGGGGGCCCCAGCGTGCCGGCCAACATCGGCACCGGCGACGCAACGCTGAGCAACCACTACACCCGCGGCATTCCGCGCAACGAGGTGTTCCCGAACAAGGACCTGGGCGCCACCGGCAACGGCTACGAGTACACTTTCGACATGGCCTACTTCCCCGGCGAGCGGGGCCCCTACAACTACACGCCCAACATCGCCGCCGACGGCCAGCACTTCGCCAACAACACCGGCGTCAACCTACCCGAAAACCGCTTCGGTGGCATTTCGCGGGCCATCACGTTCGACACCGACTTCGACAACGCCAACATCGAGTACCTGGAGTTCTGGATGCTGGACCCGTTTCTGCCCGGTACCAATGGCCAAGTAAACGACTCCAATAACCCGCCCACTAACAACACCACCGGCGGCAAGCTGATCATCAACCTCGGCAATGTGAGCGAGGACTTGCTGCGCGACAGCAACCAGCACGAGTTTGAGAACGGCCTGCCCACGCCCGATCAGACGGATACCACCGGCCTCGCGCGCCGCACCATTTGGGGACGGGTGAGCCGGCAGCAGTTCCTGACCGACGCGTTTTCGGCCGCGCCGGGGGCCCGGGCCGTGCAGGACGTGGGCCTCGACGGGCTGAACGACGTGGCCGAGCAGGCCTTCGTGGCGCAGGCAAACAGCAACATTTCGGGCGTCTACAGCTCGTTTGCCGACCCGGCAGCTGACGACTTCCGCTACCATCTCGACGGGTTTTACACCGACAACAACGTCAAAATCCTGGGGCGCTACAAGAACTACAACGGCTACGAGGGCAACTCGCCCGAGGGCAGCCAGGCCACGTCCACGGCCTACCCCGACAAGGAAGACCTGAACCGCGACAACGTGATTCAGGACGTGGAGCAGTACCACGAGTACAGCATTCCGCTGGGGCCCAACGCCAGCACCAACGCCCTGAACGTGGGCCAGAACTACATCATTGACAAGGTAACTACGCCGCCCATTACGGGCAGCAGCGGCGAGTCGGTGACGTGGTACCAGTTCCGCATCCCCATCCGCGACCCCAGCCAGCGCATCGTGGTGAACGGTGCGACCAGCACCACGGACTTCGGCTACAAGTCCATCCGCTTCATCCGCATGTACATGACCGGCTGGCAGCAGCCGGTGGTGCTGCGCCTGGTACAGCCGCAGTTCGTGGCCAACCAGTGGCGCCGCTACAACTACCCCATTGCGCAGGCCCAGAGCAACTTGCCCGTCAACATCACCACCGACGCGCGGGCCTTCAGCATCTCCACCGTGAGCATCGAGGAGAACGGGCAGTCGGCCACGCCCGGCGCCATTCCGTACGTGACGCCGCCCAACATCATCCGCGACACCGAGTACGGCAGCTCGGCCGTAGCGCGGGTGCAGAACGAGCAGAGCCTGCGCCTGTCGGTAACGGGCCTCAGCGACGGCTACGCCAAGGCAGCTTACAAAAACCTGACTGTGAACATGCTGCGCTACAAGCGCCTGCGCATGTACCTGCACGCCGACGCCGACGACCCCAACATTAAAGACGGTGACGTGCGCGGCTTCGTGCGCATCGGCACCGACTATACCCAAAACTACTACGAGTACTCGGTACCGCTGGTATTCACCCGGTCTGGCCAAACCGCCCAGGCCCAGGTATGGCCCGAGGCGAACAACATTGACGTGGCGTTTCAGGATTTCATCGACGCCAAGTCGCTGCGCAACAAGCAAGTGCCGGTGAACTACTTGGTGCCTTTCACCGTGACGCTGCCCAGCGGGGCCACCGTGACGGTGGTGGGCAACCCCGACTTTTCGGCCGTGCAGGGCTGTATGATTGGCATCCTGAACCCGACCTCGGCCGACGTGGGCGCCAAGAGTGTAAACATGTGGGCCGACGAGCTGCGGGTGTACGACTTCGAGCAGCAGGCCGGCTACGCCGCCAACGCCCGCCTGAACGTAAAGCTGGCCGACTTGGCCACCGTGACGGCCACCGGCAGCTTCACCAGCATCGGCTTCGGCGGTTTGCAGGACAAGGTGCAGCAACGCTCGCTCGACGACGTGCTGCGCGGCGACCTGAACGCCGTGGTGGCCGCCGACAAACTCCTGCCTGCCCAGCTGAACCTGCGCGTGCCGGTGCTGCTGCAAGTGGGCGCCGAGCGCCGGGCCCCCGAGTACGACCCCCTCGACCCCGACACCAAGCTGCGCCAGAGCCTGGAGAAATTTACCGATGCCAACGCCCGCGCCGAGTACAGCAAGAAGGTGATTGACATGACCACCACCCGCAGCCTCTCGCTGCTGAACGTGCGCAAGGAGCGGGTGGTGGCCGCGCCGCCCGTGGGCGGGGGGCCCGCCGCGCTGCCGCGCCAGCCCAAGCCCTGGGACATTGAGAACATTGCTCTGAGCTACTCCATTGCCGAGCGCCAGCACTCCGACGTGCGCACCTCCAGCGACTACACCCGCTCGTTTCAGGCGGCGGCGGCCTACACCTTCCAAACCACGCCCAAAAACTATACGCCCTTCGCCCAGGTGAAGGCCCTGAACAACCCGTACCTGAAGTTTTTGCAGCAGGTGAACTTCACGCCGCTGCCCTCGCGCTTTGCCTTCCGCATCGACCTGGACCGGCGCTACAACGAGCGGTTTTTGCAGCGCGTGGTGAACCCCGGCGAGGTGCCCAGCACGTTTGGTATTCCGGGCGTGTACCAGAAGTCGTTCTACATCAACCGCATCTACGACCTGAGCTGGGCCCTGACCAAGGCCCTGACCATCGACTACACCGCCACCAACCGCGGCGTGATTGACGAGGGCGTGGGCCGCGCCATCGGCACCAGCCAGGAGGCCATCAGCAACCGCACGCTCATCCGCCAGAACCTGCTGGCCGGGGGCCGCACCACCAACTTCTTCCAAAAAGTATCAGCCACCTACCGCCTGCCGCTCGACAAGTTTCCGCTCACCGACTGGCTGAGCGCCGACGTGCGCTACGCAGCCAACTACACCTGGCAGGCGGCCTCTACGGCCCTCCGCTCGCCCGTGTACCCGGTGCCTACCGGCGACATCGCCAAGGACACCATGACCGTGCCGCTGGCCCTGGGCAACACCATCCAGAACAATGCCGAAACCAGTGCCAACGGCCGCATCGATCTGGTGAAGCTCTACAACAAGGTGAAGTTCCTGAACATCATCAACAACGCCCCGCCGCCGCCCCCGCGCCCCGCCCCGCCCGCCCCCGGGGCCCCGGGGGCCGCCGGCACCCGACCCAAGCCCGACGCCGCCGCGCCCCGCGACACTACCCCGGTGCTGGTGAAGGCTGTAAAGGCCGTGCTGCGCTCGCTGATGACGGCCCGCTCGCTCAACTTCACCTACGCCCGCTCCAGCGGCACGCTGCTGCCCGGCTACCTGCCCGGTACCACGGCCTTCGGTCTGAGCCACCTGCGGGGCCCCGGCATCATTGCGCCCGGCATTCCGTTCGTCATCGGCAAGCAATACGACCTGCGCGACCTCTACGAGTACGCCAACCGCAACGGCTGGTACACGGGCAGCAGCGAGTTCCTGAACACCCCGTTTAGCAGCCTGCTGACCGAAAACCTGACCCTGCGCACCACCCTGGAGCCGTTCCGCGACTTCCTCATTCAGTTGGATGCGCGCCGGCAGAAGGTGGAAAACAAGGAGGCCTACTACCGCAACCAGCTCGACACGCTGACCCTGCTGGCCGCCCGCGACCCGGCAACGGGCAACAAGATTCTGGATCCGAAGATAGCCCAGGCCCTCACGTCGGGCTCGTTCAGCACCAGCACCATCACCATCAACACGCTGTTTAACGACCTGAGCGCCAACGGGGAAGTGTCGAAGGCCTTCGCGCGATTCGTGACCAACCGGGGCTTCATCCAGAGCCGGCTGCAAGCGGCGGCGGATGCGCAGAACACGGGCCTGAACACGCCGCTGGGGGCCTACAGCTACAACTCGCAGGACGTGCTCATCCCGGCCTTCCTTGACGCCTATCACGGCCGGTCGTCGGACGGCTACCAGGCCAAGAAATTCAACCTCTTCGACCAGTTGCCTCTGCCCAACTGGAACATCGGCTACAATGGCCTCTCGCAACTGCCATTTTTCCGCAACTACTTCGCCTCCTTCACCCTCAACCACGCCTACAACTCGAGCTACAACGTGGGTTCCTACACGTCGTCCACGCTCTATAATAACAACGACCTGGACTACGCCACCCGTGCCAGCGCCACCGGCCAGTACATCCCGTACTACGTCATCGGGCAGGTGAGCATCGTGGAGCACCTGGCCCCGCTGATTGGGGTGAATTTCCAGACCCTGAATAAGGTAACCGGCCGTATGGAGTACCGCACCGACCGCCTGCTGAGCCTGAATACCACCAACGCCCAGGTGACGGAGCTGCACACCACGGCCTTGGTTATCGGCTTCGGCTACGTTACGAATGGCCTGAAGCTGCCCTTCCGAGTGGGGGGCGAGCAGCGGGTACTGAAAAATACGCTAAACGTGAAGCTCGACCTGAGCATCAACGACAACACCACCGTGCAGCGCAGCATCGTGAACACAGTAGACCCCGCCGCCGCCACCCTGCTCAACCCCGCCAGCGTGGGCACGCCCAGCAGCCAGATCGTGAACGGCTCGCGCACGTTCCAGCTGCGCCCCACCGTCGATTACCTGCTCAATACCCGCCTCAACCTCCAGTTTTACTACACCCAAACCATCACCACGCCCCGTGTCAGCAATGCCTTCCGCAACGCCACCACCGAAGGCGGCCTGCTGCTGCGCTACAGCCTGACGCAGTAA